AACCATTGTCCATGTGTTTGTCCTTGGGTCATATCTCTCTACTGAGCTCAGTGAGCTCTGTGCAGCACCTTAAAAGTAGGAAATTACAATTTTAACAACAGTGTACAGTTTACtgaggaaaaattttttttttcttattcaatAGCTAGCTAATTACCACTAGTTGCGCAAGATCACATTTACTTTTAAGCTAACCAATGATATCAGTCAACGTTGACCAACAATAACCAGACGTTAATAGCACTAACCTTCCCTTGACTGCCCACCCACTGCATACACCATGTCTCCAGAAACAGCCAGTCCATGACGACACCTGGCTGTGATCATGTGCGCCAGAGGACTCCAACTATTTGTTGCTGAGAAAAAGCCAAAGGTGTCTCGCATTACTGAAGACCCTTGAATCCCTCCTGCCGCAAAAATAACTGAAATTACACCCATTGACCTCCGTGGCTTGGTTCTAGAACCTTTGATCAAATGTCTGCGATCTGGAAGCATGTGGTAGTTTTTTGCCTCGAGTAGCAGAGTTGTACATTCCGGTGAAGTTAACACTATGTCTTCTGTCTCCACATGATCAGCTAGGTAATACGGTGATATGAGGGGGAAACGAACATGTTGTGAAAGTTCTTTAAAATGTCCTTTTCGTGAGTCCAAGTCATGCTTGATCCACTCCATTAGAGCTTCAAATACCTGCTCTTCTCGTTCCACTCTGATTTCATCGCTGGAAATGTATTCAGTCAAGCGTTCGGCAGAAAGCGACTTAAACTCGTCCGTTTGCGATACAGCAACAAAATTATCATAGACATATTGATTAGCAGAATTTCGTAGATCTATACAGTCAAATTTAAAAGCTGCCGCTTCAATTCCCAAACAGTTTGACGGATTTAACATGGACTTCATAAATGAAACACAAGTCTCTTTTAAGCTCGTCATTAGAAGATAATTCGAAGCAGAAACGAAGTCTTTCACGTTGAAAGGTGTTATCTTTATGCTTCCGGTGTAAATGAAATTCAACAGCTCCTCCATTATATCTGCGGTAATGTTTTCAAGAATGATTGGCTTGTTTTCCATTTGCTCTCGCATATTGCTCGAAAACATAGCTCGGAAATA
This window of the Acropora muricata isolate sample 2 chromosome 14, ASM3666990v1, whole genome shotgun sequence genome carries:
- the LOC136899592 gene encoding kelch-like protein diablo, producing MASVELSQLYVPVANYCVQMMNALNEFRKHNILCEVVIVVNGKQFFAHRNVLAASSPYFRAMFSSNMREQMENKPIILENITADIMEELLNFIYTGSIKITPFNVKDFVSASNYLLMTSLKETCVSFMKSMLNPSNCLGIEAAAFKFDCIDLRNSANQYVYDNFVAVSQTDEFKSLSAERLTEYISSDEIRVEREEQVFEALMEWIKHDLDSRKGHFKELSQHVRFPLISPYYLADHVETEDIVLTSPECTTLLLEAKNYHMLPDRRHLIKGSRTKPRRSMGVISVIFAAGGIQGSSVMRDTFGFFSATNSWSPLAHMITARCRHGLAVSGDMVYAVGGQSREGAAQSSLSSVERYDPRTNTWTMVAPMNMRRSLLNVAVLDGNMYAVGGCDENNFRLNSVERYSPATNSWSFTAPMTTCRSSPCVLTCRALYVIGGVSYVGMSLNSGEYLDPVTNTWRAIAPMHDKRASASGAATNGKIYVIGGWDGTVHLNSGEVYEPEIDQWSFIAPASTARWDAGIAVESDKIYIVGGCDRNALCTLETECYDPEKNKWSKVASLPVATHGIKCCTIQLPHKFS